One Lactobacillus sp. CBA3606 DNA segment encodes these proteins:
- a CDS encoding MurR/RpiR family transcriptional regulator — protein sequence MYLYQKIEEVTHQKNDSRQTIGDYLLRHRQSIKAQSMQAIAMETFTSKPTLVRFAQSLGYSGWREFMYAFEHEVANYDHNTYGDVDPNFPFDAEASTLEIIERLAQLRLESLKSTVNLLQPDVLDQAAQLIFQAQNVVIFGTSPNTYYGETFKRNLISIGKSTRVAPTDEGGLIANTMNPHDCALVISYSGNNPAVSPTSNLKILLPHDVPIIALTSGGDNYLRDYATVTLNISSKEKLYSKITNFATEESILFLLNSLFAKVFSLNYSQNRASKIDHSRSLESGRQASFQDILETPSD from the coding sequence GTGTATCTTTATCAAAAGATTGAAGAAGTGACCCATCAAAAAAATGATTCACGCCAAACAATTGGTGATTACTTATTGCGGCACCGCCAATCGATTAAAGCACAATCGATGCAGGCAATTGCAATGGAAACGTTTACATCAAAGCCGACGCTTGTTAGATTTGCGCAATCCTTAGGGTATTCTGGCTGGCGAGAATTCATGTATGCGTTTGAACACGAAGTGGCTAACTATGACCATAATACCTATGGCGATGTTGATCCGAACTTTCCATTTGATGCTGAAGCTAGCACTTTAGAGATTATTGAACGGTTAGCGCAACTACGACTTGAAAGTCTAAAATCAACAGTTAATTTATTACAACCTGATGTTTTAGATCAAGCGGCACAGCTTATTTTTCAGGCGCAGAATGTGGTCATATTCGGGACAAGTCCGAATACTTATTATGGTGAAACTTTCAAACGTAATTTGATTTCAATTGGTAAATCAACGCGGGTGGCACCGACTGATGAGGGTGGTTTGATTGCCAATACAATGAATCCGCATGATTGCGCCTTAGTTATTTCCTATTCAGGCAACAATCCAGCGGTGAGTCCTACGAGTAATCTAAAAATTTTGTTACCGCATGATGTGCCGATTATTGCGTTAACAAGTGGTGGCGATAATTATTTGCGGGACTATGCGACGGTGACGTTAAATATTTCAAGTAAAGAAAAGTTGTATTCAAAAATCACGAATTTTGCAACCGAAGAATCTATTTTATTTTTGCTAAATAGTTTATTTGCCAAGGTGTTTTCATTAAATTACAGTCAAAATCGGGCTAGTAAGATTGACCATTCACGGTCACTAGAAAGTGGTCGCCAGGCTAGCTTTCAAGACATTTTGGAAACACCCTCAGATTAG
- a CDS encoding 6-phospho-beta-glucosidase — protein MTLRKDFLWGGATAANQVEGGALADGRQLANIDMLPYGPDRAAVGAGQLAMLTTKAASRYPARQAIDMYHHYHEDIKLFAEMGFKVYRMSISWTRIFPNGDDDTPNEAGLAFYDRIFKELRHYHIEPLVTLAHFDIPLALIKRGIDWRDRRMITYFTHYAAVVMRRYQGMVKYWLTFNEINILLHQPFVGGGIIFKPGDNQVQGKYQAAHHQLVASAKVTQLAHQIDAQNMVGCMLAGGNNYPYTCRPEDYQEALNRDREGYFFIDVQARGKYPNYALKKFEREHLVIKMAPADQATLAAGTVDFVSFSYYSSRTVSAHDEDYAQTTGNIYGTIKNPNLPSTKWGWQIDPLGLRNSLNQLYDRYQKPLFIVENGLGAVDHPTETGQINDDYRIDYLRQHIQAFKDAVTIDGVDLLGYTTWGCIDLIAASTGQMSKRYGFIYVDRDDDGHGTFKRTKKQSFYWYQKVIESNGEVL, from the coding sequence ATGACATTACGAAAAGATTTTTTGTGGGGCGGCGCGACGGCGGCTAATCAAGTTGAAGGCGGTGCTTTGGCCGATGGTCGCCAACTAGCGAATATTGATATGTTACCGTATGGACCTGATCGGGCAGCCGTTGGAGCTGGTCAGCTCGCCATGTTGACGACCAAGGCGGCATCCCGTTATCCAGCACGACAGGCGATTGATATGTATCATCATTATCATGAAGATATCAAATTATTTGCTGAAATGGGATTCAAAGTTTATCGCATGTCGATTTCTTGGACGCGTATTTTTCCAAATGGTGACGATGACACGCCTAATGAAGCTGGTCTAGCTTTCTATGACCGAATTTTCAAGGAATTACGACACTATCATATTGAACCCTTAGTGACTTTGGCCCATTTTGATATCCCATTGGCCTTAATTAAACGGGGAATTGATTGGCGTGACCGCCGGATGATTACTTACTTCACACACTATGCGGCGGTAGTAATGCGTCGTTATCAAGGCATGGTTAAATACTGGTTAACTTTCAACGAGATTAATATTTTATTACATCAACCCTTTGTTGGCGGTGGCATCATTTTTAAACCAGGTGATAATCAGGTACAAGGCAAGTATCAAGCTGCCCATCATCAATTAGTGGCCAGTGCCAAAGTGACCCAATTAGCGCATCAAATTGATGCGCAGAATATGGTTGGTTGTATGCTAGCGGGTGGCAATAACTATCCCTATACGTGTCGCCCAGAAGACTATCAAGAAGCTTTAAACCGTGACCGTGAAGGCTACTTCTTTATTGATGTCCAGGCCCGCGGCAAGTATCCGAACTATGCCCTTAAGAAGTTTGAACGTGAGCACCTAGTCATTAAGATGGCGCCGGCCGATCAAGCCACTTTAGCTGCCGGCACCGTTGATTTCGTATCATTTTCATATTATTCATCACGCACGGTTAGTGCTCACGATGAAGATTATGCCCAAACGACGGGCAATATCTATGGGACCATTAAAAATCCTAATTTGCCATCAACTAAGTGGGGCTGGCAAATTGATCCCTTAGGCCTGCGTAATTCATTAAACCAATTATATGATCGTTACCAAAAACCGTTATTTATTGTTGAAAATGGTTTGGGCGCTGTTGATCACCCCACTGAAACCGGTCAAATTAATGATGACTATCGGATTGATTATTTGCGGCAGCACATTCAGGCTTTTAAAGATGCGGTCACCATTGATGGTGTTGATTTACTAGGCTATACCACTTGGGGCTGTATTGATTTGATTGCGGCTAGTACTGGTCAAATGAGTAAACGTTACGGCTTTATTTATGTGGATCGTGATGACGACGGTCATGGGACGTTTAAGCGGACTAAAAAACAATCCTTTTACTGGTATCAAAAAGTGATTGAATCGAATGGCGAAGTGCTATAG
- a CDS encoding alpha/beta hydrolase, translated as MGFNKLGLWGLVALSLLGLSGCGQPKKATGTTPAVATLKSPAYVPTLFFHGWGSSYRAEQHMARAALRAGVTQTVVRATVSKRGRVTLKGHFQANDHRPIVEVDYQDNRNANYQTDGRWARAVVVALQRRDHIKSFNMVGHSMGNMAIVYYLLANAQNQHLPKLRKQVDIAGHFNGILGVDDQPNRMQLTSSGQPLKMNHDYQALLALRKTYPKNQIKVLNIYGDQGDGSHSDGSVSNASSQSLKYLVAPRAKTYQEVKIKGPKAQHSKLHANQQVDRLLINFLWR; from the coding sequence ATGGGGTTCAATAAATTGGGGTTATGGGGATTAGTTGCCCTAAGTCTGCTTGGACTAAGTGGTTGTGGACAACCAAAGAAGGCGACGGGAACTACGCCAGCAGTCGCAACATTAAAGTCACCGGCTTATGTGCCAACTTTGTTTTTTCATGGCTGGGGCAGTAGCTATCGGGCTGAGCAACACATGGCGCGAGCAGCTTTACGGGCCGGTGTGACCCAGACCGTTGTGCGAGCAACGGTCTCTAAACGCGGCCGGGTGACTTTAAAGGGACATTTTCAAGCCAATGATCACCGGCCAATTGTGGAAGTGGATTATCAGGATAATCGAAATGCCAATTATCAAACGGATGGTCGGTGGGCGCGAGCAGTTGTCGTTGCTTTGCAACGTCGCGACCATATTAAAAGTTTTAATATGGTTGGTCATTCGATGGGGAACATGGCGATTGTTTATTATTTGCTGGCTAATGCGCAAAATCAACACTTGCCTAAGTTACGCAAGCAAGTCGATATTGCGGGTCACTTCAATGGTATTTTAGGGGTGGACGATCAGCCTAATCGGATGCAACTGACGTCAAGCGGGCAACCGCTTAAAATGAATCACGATTATCAAGCCTTATTGGCGTTAAGAAAAACCTATCCTAAAAATCAAATTAAGGTGCTCAATATTTATGGCGATCAAGGTGATGGCTCGCATTCGGATGGCTCGGTGAGCAACGCATCGTCACAGTCACTAAAGTATTTAGTCGCACCCCGCGCGAAAACGTATCAGGAAGTAAAGATTAAGGGCCCTAAAGCCCAACACAGTAAACTCCATGCTAATCAACAGGTGGATCGTTTGTTGATTAACTTTTTATGGAGGTAA
- a CDS encoding DapH/DapD/GlmU-related protein, producing the protein MMTEHEKLLAGQDYDYRDAELQGLISRGKGLLATINTATDMEKRQAAMQSFFGAMGERFVINGHFNAIYGAHMQVGDDVFINGNCTFQDSNRITLGDRVVIAPDTKLYCGGHALDARQRFGTRADGSKYLITMTKPITIGSDVWIGGNVTIIGGVHIGNNVVVGAGAVVVKDVPDNTIVGGVPAKVIKPLAPLV; encoded by the coding sequence ATGATGACAGAACATGAAAAATTATTAGCTGGTCAAGATTATGATTATCGAGATGCAGAACTCCAAGGCTTAATCAGTCGCGGCAAAGGGTTATTAGCGACCATTAATACGGCTACGGATATGGAAAAACGGCAAGCTGCCATGCAGTCATTTTTCGGTGCGATGGGGGAACGCTTTGTAATCAATGGGCACTTTAATGCGATTTATGGCGCCCATATGCAAGTGGGCGATGATGTTTTTATTAATGGTAATTGTACGTTCCAAGATTCCAACCGGATTACATTAGGTGATCGTGTCGTCATTGCGCCCGATACGAAACTCTATTGTGGTGGGCATGCATTGGATGCCCGCCAACGTTTTGGCACACGTGCAGATGGTAGTAAGTATCTCATCACGATGACCAAACCGATTACGATTGGTAGTGACGTTTGGATTGGTGGCAACGTAACCATTATTGGCGGTGTGCATATTGGCAATAACGTTGTTGTTGGTGCTGGCGCCGTCGTTGTTAAAGATGTTCCTGACAACACGATTGTTGGTGGTGTGCCAGCTAAAGTTATCAAACCGTTGGCCCCATTGGTCTAA
- a CDS encoding beta-glucoside-specific PTS transporter subunit IIABC yields the protein MSQKYEQLAHDVIENLGGKANITDAYHCQTRLRFKLADGSLVNQAAIEQLDGVAKYIFNAGVHQVVIGTSVADVFEEVAKQLNLSATAITDQPTTSEKKGFFNTLIEFVAGTFQPVIPALSGAGMVKALLALLIVFQVITTKSQTYYLLNMFADGVFYFLPMILAVTEAQKLKCNPVLALAVAAIMMHPDWNSLVTAGHAVHLFGVIPLTLTSYASSVIPILLIIFVQSYVEKWLTRLIPKAVELVFVPMLTFLIMGTLAFSVLGPLGSILGGYLATFFNYLSVNISWLPAVLIGGFLPIMVMFGLHNGVAPLGVMQMAQTGYDSIFGPGCLCSNIAQATASAVVAWRTKDKKMQQLATSGSITAYMGITEPTLYGVNLPKKYPLVAAMIGGGAGGLFAGLTHTHRFATGSSGLPAVLLYIGNNTMQFFWNIIIALVISFVVSGVLTYILSFKYEKEPSIAEQPVMHNGALISPVPGRIIPLSAVHDEAFASEALGKGFAIQPTKGEVKAPFDGKVLTIFPTKHAIGLVSADGIEVLIHIGLDTVNLKGRYFEALVEDGQAVKQGQLLLKFDLDKIKAAKYDTQVPVVITNTAQYSSVAMIQSPTTPPTGAVLSVTV from the coding sequence ATGAGTCAGAAATATGAACAATTAGCTCATGATGTTATTGAGAATTTAGGTGGTAAAGCTAATATTACCGATGCCTATCATTGTCAGACCAGATTAAGATTTAAATTAGCTGATGGGAGCCTAGTTAACCAAGCAGCGATTGAACAATTGGATGGTGTTGCCAAATATATTTTTAATGCCGGGGTTCATCAGGTTGTGATTGGCACATCGGTTGCCGATGTTTTTGAAGAAGTTGCCAAGCAACTAAATCTTAGCGCCACCGCAATCACTGACCAGCCGACCACCAGCGAGAAAAAGGGCTTTTTTAATACCTTGATTGAGTTCGTTGCGGGTACTTTTCAGCCCGTTATTCCGGCATTATCAGGTGCTGGGATGGTTAAAGCCTTATTAGCCTTGTTGATTGTCTTTCAAGTGATTACGACTAAGTCACAGACTTACTACTTATTAAATATGTTTGCTGATGGGGTCTTCTATTTTTTGCCGATGATTTTAGCAGTAACGGAAGCGCAGAAGTTAAAGTGCAATCCGGTTTTGGCCCTCGCAGTCGCTGCAATTATGATGCATCCAGATTGGAATAGTCTGGTGACAGCCGGTCATGCGGTTCATTTGTTTGGGGTTATTCCATTGACGTTAACCAGCTATGCGTCTTCTGTTATTCCGATTCTATTAATTATTTTTGTACAGTCTTATGTTGAAAAATGGCTCACGCGGTTGATTCCTAAAGCCGTAGAGCTAGTCTTTGTCCCAATGTTAACGTTTTTAATTATGGGAACGCTGGCCTTTTCCGTCTTGGGCCCACTCGGTAGTATTTTAGGTGGTTACTTAGCGACTTTCTTTAATTACTTAAGTGTCAATATTAGTTGGTTACCGGCAGTCCTAATCGGTGGTTTCTTACCAATTATGGTGATGTTTGGGTTACACAACGGGGTGGCACCATTAGGGGTCATGCAGATGGCACAAACCGGTTATGATAGTATCTTTGGTCCCGGTTGCTTGTGTTCAAATATTGCGCAAGCGACAGCTTCAGCAGTGGTCGCATGGCGGACTAAAGATAAGAAGATGCAACAATTAGCCACCTCTGGTTCAATTACCGCCTACATGGGCATTACTGAACCAACATTATATGGAGTTAATTTACCTAAAAAATACCCGTTAGTTGCCGCCATGATTGGTGGCGGTGCCGGTGGCTTGTTCGCGGGGTTAACCCATACCCATCGATTTGCGACCGGATCGTCAGGATTACCAGCAGTGCTTTTATATATTGGCAACAATACGATGCAGTTCTTTTGGAATATTATTATTGCGTTAGTGATTTCCTTCGTTGTGAGTGGTGTCTTAACTTATATTTTAAGCTTCAAATATGAAAAAGAACCAAGTATTGCTGAACAACCAGTGATGCATAATGGCGCATTGATTAGTCCCGTTCCGGGGCGGATTATCCCATTGAGTGCGGTTCATGATGAAGCATTTGCTTCGGAAGCGTTGGGGAAGGGATTTGCGATTCAGCCGACTAAAGGTGAAGTCAAAGCGCCATTTGACGGCAAAGTGTTAACGATTTTCCCAACTAAACATGCGATTGGGTTAGTGTCTGCAGATGGCATTGAAGTTTTGATTCATATTGGTTTAGATACCGTCAATTTGAAGGGGCGTTATTTTGAAGCGTTAGTCGAAGATGGTCAAGCAGTCAAACAGGGTCAACTACTGCTGAAATTCGATTTAGATAAGATTAAAGCGGCTAAATACGATACCCAAGTTCCCGTTGTGATTACGAACACTGCCCAGTATTCATCAGTGGCTATGATTCAGTCGCCAACGACACCACCAACCGGTGCAGTTTTGTCAGTGACGGTTTAG
- a CDS encoding putative quinol monooxygenase — translation MDSLTTAPLMRLFKLSIAPKDQPALARVGQHNLTTSMQQEAGTLAMYTAHTDALGADNVVIEVYRDDASYTIHAASEQFKAFREVAGQVVTQQQATPLTPELLLQATAPYQAINDNALSVRLVTVDVQAALALTFKASVVAEMKQAMAVEAGVLIMYAARVTAEPTKWVFFEVYQSPQAYDDHCQTAHFKHYIAATKAAVLNKTMQVLTPDVLVHQGGWQFENK, via the coding sequence ATGGACTCATTAACCACAGCGCCATTGATGCGCTTATTTAAATTGTCGATTGCACCGAAAGATCAGCCAGCTTTAGCTCGGGTTGGCCAACACAATCTAACGACTTCAATGCAACAAGAGGCGGGGACCTTAGCGATGTATACCGCTCATACGGATGCATTGGGTGCCGATAATGTCGTCATTGAAGTGTACCGCGATGATGCTAGTTATACGATTCATGCAGCTTCAGAGCAGTTTAAAGCTTTTCGTGAAGTGGCCGGACAAGTGGTCACGCAACAGCAAGCAACCCCTTTGACACCGGAATTGTTGTTGCAAGCGACGGCTCCCTATCAAGCCATTAATGACAATGCTTTGTCAGTGCGGTTAGTTACCGTTGACGTTCAGGCAGCCTTAGCGTTAACCTTTAAGGCCAGTGTTGTGGCCGAAATGAAGCAGGCGATGGCGGTCGAAGCTGGGGTACTGATTATGTACGCTGCCCGAGTTACCGCTGAACCGACTAAGTGGGTGTTCTTTGAGGTCTATCAAAGTCCGCAAGCGTATGACGACCATTGTCAGACGGCTCATTTTAAGCACTACATCGCAGCCACTAAGGCGGCAGTGCTAAATAAAACCATGCAAGTTTTAACGCCAGACGTTTTGGTTCATCAAGGCGGTTGGCAGTTTGAAAACAAGTAA
- a CDS encoding aldo/keto reductase has translation MEYVKLGHTGLDVSRLCVGTMGFGQPGNAMFPWAIDADASAKVVKSALDLGINFFDTANVYSHGDSETYLGQALNKYANRDEVVVATKVFFAAENRPNATGLSRKAIMSQIDQSLKRLNMDYVDLYIVHRWDYQTPIEETMAALNDVVKSGKARYIGASAMFAWQFEQAQAVAAAHGWTQFVSMQDHLNLLYREEEREMLPFCRDQKIAVTPYSPLASGRLTRDWTATTKRFETDQVARSKYDSTETQDRAIVDRVGEVADKYGVPRVQVALAWLLQKPEVVAPIIGATKVSHLESAVAALDLHLSAADVAYLQAPYLPHKLVGALTDTDTDFVR, from the coding sequence ATGGAATATGTAAAGTTAGGTCATACTGGCCTAGATGTTTCACGGTTATGTGTAGGCACGATGGGCTTTGGTCAGCCCGGCAACGCAATGTTCCCATGGGCAATTGATGCGGATGCCAGTGCTAAAGTCGTCAAGTCAGCGCTCGATTTAGGGATTAATTTTTTTGATACAGCGAATGTGTACTCGCATGGTGATAGCGAAACTTATTTAGGCCAAGCTTTGAATAAGTATGCGAACCGTGATGAAGTCGTCGTAGCAACGAAGGTGTTCTTTGCAGCTGAAAACCGGCCCAATGCGACGGGGTTATCCCGCAAAGCAATCATGTCACAGATTGACCAGAGTTTGAAGCGACTCAACATGGATTATGTGGACTTGTACATTGTGCATCGCTGGGATTATCAGACGCCAATTGAAGAAACGATGGCCGCTTTAAATGATGTAGTCAAATCCGGTAAGGCCCGTTATATTGGGGCATCAGCGATGTTTGCTTGGCAATTTGAGCAGGCCCAAGCGGTGGCGGCCGCGCATGGTTGGACGCAATTTGTCTCGATGCAAGATCATCTGAACTTATTGTATCGAGAAGAAGAACGGGAGATGTTACCATTCTGTCGTGATCAAAAGATTGCGGTTACCCCCTATAGTCCGTTGGCGTCTGGCCGGTTAACCCGGGATTGGACGGCAACCACGAAGCGTTTTGAAACCGATCAAGTCGCTCGTTCCAAGTATGATAGTACCGAAACACAAGACCGGGCAATCGTGGATCGGGTCGGTGAAGTCGCTGATAAATACGGCGTTCCCCGGGTTCAAGTGGCCTTAGCTTGGTTGTTACAAAAGCCCGAAGTCGTTGCGCCTATTATTGGTGCAACCAAGGTATCACATTTAGAAAGTGCAGTCGCAGCCTTGGACTTACACCTTAGTGCGGCGGATGTGGCCTACTTACAAGCACCATACCTGCCACATAAGTTAGTTGGGGCGTTGACTGATACGGATACTGATTTTGTACGTTAA
- a CDS encoding LamG-like jellyroll fold domain-containing protein, protein MKPRVLITALTCSAILTTTLTPVIAATTHVVPTTQLTTNPAGLTQHRVMDADFSQSLPRDLAQPQLAFLTSGQPKLGLDATMTGPVAQFDGQSGFLMPFTPDRYAQLANGMAIEAYFKYDGSTTGEHDIFSNQESGGLGLGVENGQVTFFAHVGGSYKTPQAPFRQGHWVHAVGVYDKAQQVVKLYLDGQLVAQKAAPGELKFAQGTQVNNFVLGGDSGTNQRVQMPMTGAIKTARLYDRSLSDSEVSQLNQTAQTDKKETEVATQQVVESKLVGAKSVVNGHTYGLNVHARAAVAGDADAVTVDVNYDAAKFEFVDANQTLAGAQTTVTKLAPGQVRITTTAKLATDDFRQYGATRLAHLNFKAKASGTTTMKLTSTDATMKLNADQPITIQAKASQDYNGDGVIGVGDVALAPKDQQAAVAKQSEIKPYKHVIVLTTDGGGNPWNPQGMYYAKSDADRPVWTTDPTILAKRKNTYTLDLFNKQFAMSTDAQAVVPTISAQNYVSMLHGRAWGTLPKGYQATNSSAGKEYFADFNQPVAQFPSIFKVLQQHNPTQGLAAFAEWRPILNGITEPDAAVMTQPSEKLKSFDDVADYIGKPEFANTSLVYMQSDYMDGQGHSKGWYNDNYWQQYAQYDGLFKKVMDKLTATGHQHDTLVIANADHGGVGRNHGQDETNPNRNIFLALGGETIDSGRRLKGGSNADISPLILNALQVPQPSQMLGEVFDKSAFLDQTALAKKKRAVEAIKLAQTTKKVTLSLDQQGQKHDIRAAEMRIDLAGQTVDKVKVAAGTTIVSQTIENNQLKLVLSFDQQPTSDIATISLMPAKTKSSQPMAVKQAMLGTAKGEEILVDLVNNPVITGDQDQGAGVTKPGAGSSSNASSSSSSQASSSSSSAASFSAGQASSASSSSSSQAGSSSYLTSSSSSSAGSSSHSTSSSSSQAGSLSSTSSSSSNGQVPGHSGAGDGGTKSSGSNGQLEIPGDDDKKINDSSEKSNTPTKSHSSKNNHGWLPQTSEQVQSTLAIVGGALLAISLGWLAWWRRQH, encoded by the coding sequence ATGAAGCCCCGTGTCCTGATAACTGCCTTAACCTGTTCCGCCATTTTAACGACGACGTTAACCCCGGTGATTGCGGCGACAACGCATGTCGTACCGACGACGCAGCTCACAACTAACCCAGCTGGATTAACCCAGCATCGGGTGATGGACGCTGACTTTTCACAATCATTACCGCGCGACTTGGCTCAGCCCCAACTTGCTTTCTTAACCAGTGGTCAACCTAAGTTAGGTCTCGATGCGACCATGACGGGTCCCGTTGCTCAATTTGATGGACAATCCGGTTTCTTAATGCCATTTACACCAGACCGATATGCGCAATTAGCTAATGGGATGGCAATTGAGGCTTATTTTAAATACGATGGGAGTACGACTGGTGAGCACGATATTTTTTCAAATCAGGAAAGTGGTGGCCTAGGGCTTGGCGTTGAAAACGGCCAAGTGACTTTCTTTGCGCATGTTGGCGGTAGCTACAAAACACCGCAAGCGCCATTTCGTCAAGGTCACTGGGTGCATGCAGTTGGGGTATATGATAAGGCCCAACAAGTGGTCAAGTTGTATCTAGATGGTCAACTGGTTGCCCAAAAGGCAGCACCTGGAGAATTAAAGTTTGCCCAAGGGACGCAAGTGAATAACTTTGTGTTGGGTGGCGACAGTGGGACTAACCAACGGGTCCAAATGCCGATGACCGGCGCAATTAAAACTGCGCGATTATATGATCGCAGTTTATCTGATAGTGAAGTTAGTCAGTTGAATCAAACGGCGCAGACTGATAAAAAAGAAACCGAAGTTGCAACGCAACAAGTGGTTGAATCGAAGCTGGTCGGTGCTAAATCAGTGGTTAATGGGCATACTTATGGCTTGAATGTGCATGCGCGTGCAGCAGTTGCGGGTGATGCGGATGCTGTGACAGTCGATGTGAATTATGATGCAGCCAAGTTTGAATTTGTCGATGCAAATCAAACTTTGGCTGGTGCGCAGACAACGGTCACTAAGCTTGCGCCTGGACAAGTTCGTATCACAACCACTGCGAAATTAGCAACGGATGATTTTCGACAATATGGGGCAACCCGTTTAGCGCATCTTAATTTTAAGGCTAAGGCCAGTGGCACGACAACGATGAAGTTAACCAGTACGGATGCCACAATGAAGTTAAATGCCGATCAACCCATCACGATTCAAGCTAAAGCTAGCCAAGATTATAACGGTGACGGTGTGATTGGGGTCGGTGACGTCGCATTAGCGCCGAAAGACCAACAAGCAGCCGTTGCCAAGCAAAGTGAAATCAAACCATATAAGCATGTCATTGTTTTGACAACGGATGGTGGTGGTAATCCGTGGAATCCACAAGGGATGTACTATGCAAAATCGGATGCTGACCGTCCCGTGTGGACGACTGATCCAACCATTTTAGCCAAACGTAAAAATACGTATACTTTAGATTTATTCAATAAACAATTTGCAATGAGTACTGATGCCCAAGCAGTCGTGCCAACCATTTCAGCTCAAAATTATGTTTCCATGTTACATGGTCGTGCTTGGGGAACGTTACCTAAGGGGTATCAAGCAACTAATTCATCAGCGGGAAAAGAATACTTTGCCGACTTCAATCAACCAGTTGCCCAATTTCCATCAATCTTTAAAGTGTTACAACAACATAATCCGACCCAGGGTTTAGCAGCCTTTGCTGAGTGGCGACCAATCTTAAATGGGATTACGGAACCGGATGCTGCCGTGATGACGCAACCCTCTGAAAAATTAAAATCCTTTGATGATGTTGCTGATTATATTGGTAAACCAGAATTTGCGAATACGTCTTTAGTTTATATGCAAAGTGATTATATGGACGGTCAAGGACATAGTAAAGGCTGGTATAACGATAATTACTGGCAACAGTATGCGCAATATGATGGCTTATTCAAAAAGGTAATGGATAAATTAACTGCCACGGGTCATCAACACGATACCTTAGTAATAGCGAATGCGGATCATGGTGGTGTTGGTCGTAATCATGGTCAAGATGAGACTAATCCAAATCGAAATATTTTCTTAGCTTTAGGCGGTGAAACTATTGATAGTGGTCGACGTCTAAAGGGTGGCAGTAATGCTGATATTAGCCCATTGATTTTAAATGCCTTACAAGTTCCGCAGCCTAGTCAAATGTTGGGCGAAGTTTTTGATAAGTCAGCATTCTTAGACCAAACGGCTTTAGCCAAAAAGAAACGTGCCGTAGAAGCAATCAAGTTAGCGCAAACGACAAAAAAGGTGACCTTAAGTTTAGACCAACAAGGCCAAAAACATGACATTCGAGCGGCTGAAATGCGGATTGATCTGGCGGGTCAAACGGTTGATAAGGTTAAAGTTGCTGCCGGGACGACCATTGTGAGCCAAACGATTGAAAATAATCAGTTGAAGCTAGTTTTAAGCTTTGATCAACAGCCAACGTCGGACATTGCAACCATCAGCTTGATGCCGGCTAAAACGAAGAGCAGTCAACCGATGGCTGTTAAGCAAGCGATGTTAGGAACGGCTAAGGGTGAAGAAATCTTAGTCGACCTAGTAAATAATCCGGTTATAACTGGTGACCAAGACCAAGGTGCTGGCGTAACTAAGCCGGGTGCCGGTAGTTCGTCAAATGCATCTAGTTCAAGTAGTAGTCAAGCATCAAGTAGTTCTTCGAGTGCCGCTAGTTTTAGTGCTGGTCAGGCGTCAAGTGCTTCTAGTTCAAGTAGCAGTCAAGCAGGCAGTTCATCGTACCTAACCAGTTCAAGTAGCAGTTCAGCAGGCAGTTCGTCGCACTCAACTAGTTCAAGTAGCAGTCAAGCAGGCAGTTTGTCGAGCACTTCTAGTTCAAGCAGTAACGGTCAAGTACCAGGCCATTCAGGCGCAGGTGATGGTGGAACCAAATCTAGTGGCAGTAATGGTCAACTTGAAATTCCAGGAGACGATGATAAGAAAATCAATGATAGCTCCGAAAAGTCTAATACCCCGACTAAGTCACATTCGTCAAAAAATAATCATGGTTGGTTACCACAGACTAGTGAACAAGTACAATCAACGTTAGCGATTGTGGGTGGTGCCTTATTAGCAATCAGTCTTGGCTGGTTAGCTTGGTGGCGGCGGCAACATTAA